One window of Saccharopolyspora phatthalungensis genomic DNA carries:
- a CDS encoding AraC family transcriptional regulator: MSRYRQRQPVGALAGAIACVWSHGADADGHLQRVVPDGCVDLIWMGDRLDVVGPDTAARLVALPPWSRIIGIRARPGAARVLLGDLPATELRDLQVDSLDVWGVSVRDTVDRIGEQPDQAARILEEFACSRLSEYRPDPVLTPAVAALDAPVPPSIPALADALGLSERQLRRRVTAAVGYGPQTLAGVLRFQRATRLGVGPGGLAELACTAGYADQAHLTREFRRLSGLTPRQYFAR; this comes from the coding sequence ATGAGTCGGTATCGGCAGCGGCAGCCGGTCGGGGCGCTGGCCGGGGCGATTGCCTGCGTGTGGTCGCACGGGGCGGACGCGGACGGCCATCTGCAGCGCGTTGTCCCGGACGGCTGCGTGGATCTGATCTGGATGGGCGATCGCCTCGACGTGGTCGGGCCGGACACCGCCGCCCGGCTCGTGGCGCTGCCGCCGTGGAGCCGCATCATCGGGATCCGCGCCAGGCCCGGCGCCGCCCGCGTGCTGTTGGGCGACCTGCCCGCCACCGAACTCCGGGATCTCCAGGTCGACAGCCTGGATGTCTGGGGGGTTTCGGTCCGCGACACTGTGGACAGGATTGGCGAGCAACCGGATCAGGCGGCACGGATCCTCGAAGAGTTCGCTTGTTCACGGTTGTCGGAATACCGGCCCGACCCGGTACTCACGCCCGCGGTCGCCGCTCTCGATGCCCCGGTGCCGCCGTCCATTCCGGCGCTCGCCGACGCGCTCGGGCTCTCCGAGCGCCAACTGCGGCGACGGGTCACCGCAGCCGTCGGTTACGGCCCGCAGACCCTCGCCGGTGTGCTCCGCTTCCAGCGGGCGACGCGGCTCGGCGTCGGGCCGGGTGGGCTCGCCGAGCTCGCCTGCACCGCCGGTTACGCCGACCAAGCGCACCTTACCCGCGAGTTCCGCCGGCTCAGCGGCCTGACTCCGCGCCAGTACTTCGCGCGCTGA
- a CDS encoding arabinosyltransferase domain-containing protein — MHPESAKKLRLYASLLGLVGTVLALLVPFLPVNHDVVTLRWPTSEGTRSVSAPLVAYSPLWLDAKVPCAAAHSLDARSAGPGILLSTNPPSSDYGKLTGLTLQVDNGQAALLAKGQQVSTVQLPADDCAIKVHADASGVTAAVGKQQWARVLGDQRPQLTGIYSSLDNASDDVRGLSFEARVDNRFSSYATPLKFIVIAVTVAAFIGSVVCLRRLDVRAGRRPPRLAPRGWWKPTFRDAAVYAALVVWWLLGAMTSDDGYVLSMVRSEQSAGYVSNYYRWFANPESPFGWFYELYSLWVQVSTSTPWVRLPALLMAIVSWLLISREVLPRLGQQVRRSNAAGWAAAAVFLAFWLPYNNGLRAEPVVVLFSLLALCAVERAVATGRLMPAALGLVGAALSVGVNPHGLVAVLPYVAAVKPLFRLVRKRAQEFGWVPVLAPISASGFVILTLVFYDQTWQSVMDAMELKTTFGPNGRWYEELNRYSLLFSQSPDGSLTRRFPVLLVILCLTTCAVVLLRRGRIRGAALGPSRRLLAITALCFAVLALTPTKHTHHFGIFAAFGGALAALTALATSSTVLRSWRNRAAFVAGLLVILAFASTGPNAWWYVSGWGIPWFDKPPSIEGHNFSTLFLIFASIAGLIALVEHLRIDENNPKIVDERWDSPEKRSRALRLGTAPLSVLCALMVFGELAAFGKAIQERGDSYSLSTDNIKQLTGSSCGLSDYIGVETDPQAGVLPVSAHQPSVAAPTVDPEMAVPPRRLADRETAAQYLQPKEVGFTRPGVPTADGSNSDAPNWKPPHQFGGTKAPVWGSFDETGTTTGELRTPWYDLPDSARGGNLPVALSLAGAESGANFVLLEFGKDTDRGFQITGRYTVRQGPPPGWRDHRYMLGAEAKAATKMRLIAVDQALGREGWLAVTAPRVPKLTNMTEVIGDSPTFVEWPAALVHPCLRISGLYDGIAEMPQFRVSAGEEVRGIGEGWSSPDAGGPFGWLTVASSVRELPTYLRNDPQQDWGSLFVVHPYDADALPAQAAMEVHSETHWGTWSPGPLTQAVELPGDMPSSDNRTDIPAFDSDSD; from the coding sequence GTGCACCCTGAGTCGGCGAAAAAACTTCGGCTGTACGCCTCGCTGCTCGGGCTCGTCGGCACCGTGCTGGCGCTGCTCGTGCCCTTCCTACCTGTCAACCACGACGTGGTGACATTGCGGTGGCCAACTTCGGAAGGCACTAGATCGGTGTCGGCACCGCTGGTCGCTTACTCGCCGCTGTGGCTGGATGCGAAAGTGCCTTGCGCCGCCGCGCACAGCCTGGATGCACGCAGCGCGGGGCCGGGCATCCTGCTGAGCACCAACCCGCCGTCGTCGGACTACGGCAAGCTGACCGGTTTGACGCTGCAAGTCGACAACGGCCAAGCCGCGCTGCTCGCCAAGGGCCAGCAGGTGAGCACGGTGCAATTGCCCGCCGACGACTGCGCGATCAAGGTGCACGCCGATGCATCCGGCGTCACCGCCGCCGTCGGCAAGCAGCAGTGGGCACGCGTTCTCGGCGATCAGCGTCCGCAGCTGACCGGCATCTATTCCTCGCTGGACAACGCCTCCGACGACGTGCGCGGGCTGTCCTTCGAAGCCCGCGTCGACAACCGGTTCAGCAGCTACGCCACGCCCCTCAAGTTCATAGTGATCGCCGTGACCGTGGCGGCGTTCATCGGCTCGGTGGTCTGTCTGCGACGGCTGGACGTGCGGGCCGGCCGACGCCCACCGCGGCTGGCCCCGCGCGGCTGGTGGAAGCCGACCTTCCGCGATGCGGCGGTGTACGCGGCGCTGGTCGTGTGGTGGCTGCTCGGCGCGATGACCTCGGACGACGGCTATGTGCTGAGCATGGTGCGGTCGGAGCAGAGCGCCGGGTACGTCAGCAACTACTACCGCTGGTTCGCCAATCCGGAGTCACCGTTCGGCTGGTTCTACGAGCTCTACTCGTTGTGGGTGCAGGTGTCGACGTCGACGCCGTGGGTGCGGTTGCCCGCGCTGCTGATGGCCATCGTCAGCTGGCTGTTGATCAGCCGCGAGGTGCTTCCCCGGCTCGGCCAGCAGGTGCGGCGCAGCAACGCCGCCGGTTGGGCCGCCGCCGCCGTGTTCCTGGCGTTCTGGCTGCCCTACAACAACGGGCTGCGGGCCGAGCCGGTCGTGGTGCTGTTCTCGCTGCTCGCGTTGTGCGCCGTGGAGCGGGCCGTGGCGACCGGGCGGCTGATGCCCGCCGCACTGGGCTTGGTCGGCGCCGCGCTGTCGGTGGGGGTCAACCCGCATGGTCTCGTCGCGGTGCTGCCCTACGTCGCCGCGGTGAAGCCGCTTTTCCGGCTGGTGCGCAAGCGGGCCCAGGAGTTCGGCTGGGTGCCGGTGCTGGCGCCGATTTCCGCGTCCGGGTTCGTGATCCTGACGCTGGTGTTCTACGACCAGACCTGGCAGTCGGTCATGGACGCGATGGAGCTCAAGACCACCTTCGGCCCGAACGGCCGCTGGTACGAGGAGCTCAACCGGTACAGCCTGCTGTTCAGCCAAAGCCCGGACGGATCGCTGACCCGCCGGTTCCCGGTGCTGCTGGTGATCCTGTGCCTGACCACCTGCGCGGTGGTGCTGCTGCGGCGCGGGCGGATCCGGGGTGCCGCGCTCGGACCGAGCCGACGGCTGCTGGCCATCACCGCGCTGTGCTTCGCCGTGCTGGCGCTGACCCCCACCAAGCACACCCACCATTTCGGGATCTTCGCGGCGTTTGGCGGCGCGCTGGCGGCGCTGACCGCATTGGCGACCAGCAGCACCGTATTGCGCTCCTGGCGCAACCGGGCGGCATTCGTGGCCGGGCTGCTGGTGATCCTGGCGTTCGCGTCCACCGGTCCGAACGCCTGGTGGTACGTCTCGGGCTGGGGCATTCCGTGGTTCGACAAGCCACCGTCGATCGAGGGGCACAACTTCAGCACGCTGTTCCTCATCTTCGCCAGCATCGCCGGCCTCATCGCACTGGTCGAGCACCTGCGCATCGACGAGAACAACCCCAAGATCGTCGACGAACGCTGGGACAGCCCCGAGAAGCGGAGCCGGGCGCTGCGGCTCGGCACCGCGCCGTTGTCGGTGTTGTGCGCGCTGATGGTGTTCGGTGAACTCGCGGCCTTCGGCAAGGCCATCCAGGAGCGGGGCGACAGCTACAGCCTGTCCACCGACAACATCAAGCAGCTCACCGGATCCAGTTGCGGGTTGTCGGACTACATCGGGGTGGAGACCGATCCGCAGGCCGGCGTGTTGCCGGTGTCGGCCCACCAGCCGTCGGTGGCCGCGCCAACCGTGGACCCGGAAATGGCGGTGCCGCCGCGCCGACTGGCCGACCGGGAGACCGCCGCGCAGTACCTCCAGCCCAAGGAGGTCGGCTTCACCCGGCCCGGCGTGCCCACCGCCGACGGCTCCAACTCGGACGCACCGAACTGGAAGCCGCCGCACCAGTTCGGCGGCACAAAAGCGCCGGTGTGGGGCAGCTTCGACGAGACCGGCACCACCACCGGCGAGCTGCGCACCCCCTGGTACGACCTGCCGGACTCGGCCCGCGGCGGCAACTTGCCGGTGGCGCTGAGCCTGGCGGGGGCGGAATCCGGCGCGAACTTCGTGTTGCTCGAATTCGGCAAGGACACCGACCGCGGTTTCCAGATCACCGGCCGCTACACCGTGCGGCAGGGCCCGCCGCCCGGGTGGCGGGACCACCGGTACATGCTCGGCGCGGAGGCCAAGGCCGCGACGAAGATGCGGCTCATAGCGGTCGACCAGGCGCTGGGCCGGGAGGGCTGGCTCGCGGTGACCGCGCCCCGGGTGCCGAAGCTGACGAACATGACCGAGGTCATCGGCGACAGCCCGACGTTCGTGGAGTGGCCCGCCGCCCTGGTGCACCCCTGCCTGCGGATTTCCGGGCTGTACGACGGGATCGCCGAGATGCCGCAGTTCCGGGTGTCGGCCGGCGAGGAGGTCCGGGGCATCGGCGAAGGCTGGTCGTCGCCGGATGCGGGCGGTCCGTTCGGCTGGCTGACCGTGGCGTCCAGCGTCCGCGAGCTGCCCACCTACCTGCGCAACGACCCGCAGCAGGACTGGGGTTCGCTGTTCGTGGTGCACCCCTACGACGCGGACGCGCTGCCGGCGCAGGCGGCGATGGAGGTGCATTCCGAAACCCACTGGGGCACCTGGTCGCCCGGCCCGCTGACGCAGGCCGTGGAACTGCCCGGAGACATGCCCAGCTCCGACAACCGCACCGACATCCCTGCCTTCGACAGCGACTCGGACTGA
- a CDS encoding translation initiation factor IF-2 N-terminal domain-containing protein — protein sequence MLNMDTPAGNTSGQSPTPTREEQGTIELPAKLRVHALAKLLGASSREIITTLESVGEPVRSAQSNITREVALQVVQALHPELVAESGGTAAQNESESRVETEPERAAEPAAPAADFAPAGSKPGAGTSVPGLTPVFAAPEAMFLAPDPQTARPAPKAEPKAEPKPAEAKPEPEAARTEAPEESAETDDESEPSGRRRRRRGRRGRGRGRGADSEPGGEEESSESAEETSAEASEESAEEQSAESSEGASESSRRRRRRRRRKGAADDESSAREDDPPNTVVHVREPAAESRQDSSDDEVRAVKGSTRLEAKRQRRRDGREAGRRRAPVLSESEFLARRESVDRKMVVRQNGDQTQIAVLEDNVLVENFVTSSGSGSLVGNVYLGRVQNVLPSMEAAFVDIGRGRNAVLYAGEVDWDAAGLAGKARRIEQALQTGDSVLVQVTKDPVGHKGARLTTQISLPGRFLVYVPGGGATGISRKLPDTERKRLKEILKRIVPENAGVIIRTASEGTSEEALDRDVRRLQAQWEVIKEKAETPGAQAPQLLYEEPDLLIKVVRDLFTEDFSAMTVQGNDAWDTIEAYVKHVAPDLAQRLSKHVGKNDVFTEQRINEQIAKALDRKVWLPSGGYLVVDRTEAMTVIDVNTGKFTGSGGNLEETVTRNNLEAAEEIVRQLRLRDIGGIIVIDFIDMVLESNRDLVLRRLTECLGRDRTRHQVAEVTSLGLVQMTRKRVGTGLLEAYSSTCEHCRGRGLIVSTDPVTQSNGQAAANGTRRGRHRGKQHEAEQPAPPEPRGEAKPEAAKTEVPRPEPVKSAEPVRAEPTAAVEPPTAKAEPVSSAPMAEAAKPAAEPEPAAAPAVEPRTGCRPVPFKAEPVETQPVASASQPESAVANGRPRRRARRAAGSAGAPTSPLIVSKPAEPQQGVDNGLPRAAPATPVRRVRRARRAASRPAGPPVEDTPTGTSTEG from the coding sequence ATGTTGAACATGGATACGCCCGCTGGAAACACCAGCGGGCAATCGCCCACACCTACCCGAGAAGAGCAGGGCACGATCGAGCTGCCCGCCAAGCTCCGGGTGCACGCACTGGCCAAGCTGCTGGGCGCCAGCAGCCGGGAGATCATCACGACGCTGGAATCGGTCGGCGAACCGGTCCGCAGCGCGCAGTCGAACATCACCCGCGAGGTCGCTCTGCAGGTGGTGCAGGCCCTGCACCCCGAACTGGTGGCGGAGTCGGGGGGCACGGCCGCGCAGAACGAATCCGAATCCCGGGTCGAAACCGAGCCGGAGCGGGCGGCCGAGCCCGCAGCGCCGGCCGCCGACTTCGCGCCCGCCGGGAGCAAGCCGGGGGCGGGCACGTCCGTGCCCGGGCTGACGCCGGTCTTCGCCGCACCGGAGGCGATGTTCCTGGCGCCCGACCCGCAGACGGCACGGCCCGCGCCGAAAGCCGAACCGAAGGCCGAGCCGAAGCCGGCGGAGGCAAAGCCGGAGCCCGAAGCCGCCCGGACCGAGGCGCCCGAGGAATCCGCCGAGACCGACGACGAATCCGAACCCTCTGGTCGCCGTCGCCGCAGGCGTGGCCGCCGGGGCCGGGGCCGCGGCCGCGGCGCCGACTCCGAGCCGGGCGGCGAGGAAGAATCGTCGGAGTCCGCCGAGGAGACCAGCGCCGAAGCTTCCGAGGAAAGCGCCGAGGAGCAGTCGGCCGAGTCCTCCGAGGGCGCGAGTGAGTCCAGCCGCCGTCGTCGGCGTCGCCGGCGCCGCAAGGGCGCTGCCGATGACGAGAGCAGCGCCCGCGAGGACGATCCGCCGAACACCGTCGTGCACGTGCGCGAGCCGGCCGCTGAGTCCCGCCAGGACAGCAGCGACGACGAGGTCCGCGCGGTCAAGGGCTCTACCCGCCTGGAAGCGAAGCGGCAGCGTCGTCGGGACGGTCGAGAGGCCGGCCGCCGCCGCGCGCCCGTGCTCTCCGAGTCCGAATTCCTGGCCCGCCGCGAATCGGTGGACCGCAAGATGGTGGTCCGCCAGAACGGCGACCAGACCCAGATCGCGGTCCTGGAGGACAACGTCCTCGTGGAGAACTTCGTGACCTCGTCGGGTTCCGGCTCGCTGGTCGGCAACGTCTACCTCGGGCGCGTGCAGAACGTGCTGCCCAGCATGGAAGCGGCGTTCGTCGACATCGGCCGGGGCCGCAACGCCGTGCTCTACGCCGGTGAGGTGGACTGGGACGCCGCCGGGCTGGCCGGCAAGGCCCGCCGCATCGAGCAGGCCCTGCAGACCGGCGACAGCGTTCTGGTGCAGGTCACCAAGGACCCGGTGGGTCACAAGGGCGCGCGGCTGACCACCCAGATCAGCCTGCCCGGCCGCTTCCTGGTGTACGTGCCCGGCGGCGGCGCCACCGGCATCAGCCGCAAGCTGCCGGACACCGAGCGCAAGCGGCTCAAGGAGATCCTCAAGCGGATCGTGCCGGAAAACGCCGGGGTGATCATCCGCACCGCGTCGGAGGGCACCAGCGAAGAGGCGCTGGACCGCGACGTGCGCCGGTTGCAGGCGCAGTGGGAGGTCATCAAGGAGAAGGCCGAGACGCCGGGCGCGCAGGCCCCGCAGCTGCTCTACGAGGAGCCTGACCTGCTGATCAAGGTCGTCCGCGACCTGTTCACCGAGGACTTCTCGGCCATGACCGTCCAGGGCAACGACGCCTGGGACACCATCGAGGCCTACGTCAAGCACGTCGCGCCGGACCTGGCGCAGCGGTTGTCCAAGCACGTCGGCAAGAACGACGTGTTCACCGAACAGCGGATCAACGAGCAGATCGCCAAGGCCCTGGATCGCAAGGTCTGGCTGCCCTCCGGCGGCTACCTGGTGGTCGACCGCACCGAAGCCATGACGGTGATCGACGTCAACACCGGCAAGTTCACCGGCTCCGGGGGCAACCTGGAGGAGACGGTCACCCGTAACAACCTGGAAGCCGCCGAGGAGATCGTCCGGCAGCTCCGGTTGCGCGACATCGGCGGCATCATCGTCATCGACTTCATCGACATGGTGCTGGAGTCCAACCGGGACCTGGTGCTGCGTCGCCTCACCGAGTGCCTGGGCCGGGACCGCACCCGCCACCAGGTCGCCGAGGTGACCTCGCTGGGTCTCGTGCAGATGACCCGCAAGCGGGTCGGCACCGGGCTGCTGGAGGCATACAGCAGCACCTGCGAGCACTGCCGGGGTCGCGGCCTGATCGTCTCCACCGATCCGGTCACGCAGTCGAACGGGCAGGCGGCCGCCAACGGTACCCGCCGCGGTCGGCACCGCGGCAAGCAGCACGAGGCCGAGCAGCCCGCGCCCCCGGAGCCCCGTGGCGAGGCCAAGCCGGAGGCTGCCAAGACCGAGGTGCCCAGGCCGGAGCCCGTGAAGTCGGCGGAGCCGGTGCGAGCGGAGCCCACTGCGGCCGTCGAGCCGCCGACCGCCAAGGCCGAGCCGGTGTCGTCGGCTCCGATGGCGGAGGCCGCGAAGCCGGCGGCGGAGCCCGAGCCGGCGGCGGCCCCAGCCGTCGAGCCCAGGACCGGGTGCCGGCCGGTGCCGTTCAAGGCCGAGCCCGTCGAGACGCAGCCGGTGGCTTCGGCGTCCCAGCCGGAGAGCGCGGTTGCCAACGGCCGGCCGCGCCGAAGGGCGAGGCGGGCCGCTGGTAGCGCCGGCGCGCCGACGTCTCCGCTGATCGTCAGCAAGCCGGCGGAGCCGCAGCAGGGCGTCGACAACGGCCTGCCGAGAGCCGCTCCGGCCACGCCGGTGCGCCGGGTCCGTCGGGCCCGCCGGGCCGCGTCGCGTCCGGCCGGTCCGCCGGTGGAGGACACGCCGACCGGGACTTCCACCGAAGGCTGA
- a CDS encoding TIGR03936 family radical SAM-associated protein has translation MQKLRLRYAKRGRLRFTSHRDVARTFERALRRAGVPMAYSQGFSPHPKVSWAGAVPTGVSSMAEYAELQLVERLEPAVLRDELNAALPDGIDVLDAAEAEPGALADRLQVSRWRIDLPGTDVAELRDAVAALMAAETALVERMTKDGLRTIDARAALLSAEVQDGCRAIAQSDQNSASTAQVDDWPEASEPYGILVTVVRQTTPVVRPDDVLSALRVVAGLAPSVVASATRLEQGRLDDGGGIVDPLARASGGDRIPAGEPATG, from the coding sequence GTGCAGAAGCTGCGGCTGCGCTACGCCAAGCGGGGGCGGCTGCGGTTCACCTCGCACCGGGACGTGGCGCGCACCTTCGAGCGCGCGCTGCGGCGGGCTGGGGTACCCATGGCGTATTCGCAGGGCTTCAGCCCGCACCCGAAGGTGTCTTGGGCGGGCGCGGTGCCCACCGGGGTTTCCAGCATGGCCGAATACGCCGAGCTTCAACTCGTCGAAAGACTCGAACCGGCGGTGCTGCGCGACGAGCTGAACGCCGCGCTGCCCGACGGCATCGACGTGCTCGACGCGGCGGAGGCCGAGCCGGGCGCACTCGCCGACCGGCTGCAGGTCAGCCGGTGGCGGATCGATCTTCCCGGCACGGACGTCGCCGAACTGCGCGACGCCGTAGCGGCGCTGATGGCGGCCGAGACCGCGCTGGTGGAGCGGATGACCAAGGACGGTCTCCGCACCATCGACGCGCGGGCGGCGCTGCTCAGCGCGGAGGTTCAGGACGGTTGTCGGGCGATCGCGCAGAGTGATCAAAATTCCGCGTCGACCGCCCAGGTGGACGATTGGCCGGAGGCATCGGAACCGTATGGGATACTTGTAACGGTCGTGCGGCAGACAACACCGGTCGTACGACCCGACGACGTACTGAGCGCCCTGCGTGTCGTCGCCGGTCTGGCACCGTCGGTCGTCGCGAGCGCGACCCGGCTGGAGCAGGGTCGGCTCGACGACGGGGGAGGGATTGTCGACCCGTTGGCCCGGGCCTCAGGCGGCGACCGGATTCCGGCGGGAGAGCCCGCGACCGGGTGA
- a CDS encoding glycosyltransferase family 2 protein: MTEAAPEVEVSLLAPAKNEAENLPRLFAEVRDAMQRQHRSWELLVVDDGSTDDSWQVITAQARVDPRFRGIRLRRNFGKAAALAAGVAEVRGHLLVTLDADLQDDPAEIPRLLAELDDGADLVSGHKAQRQDPLGKRLPSKVFNWITGLITGLKLADHNCGLKAARTEVYRRVPLYGELHRYIPALAHQLGYRVRELAVHHRPRVHGKSNYGLERYVRGALDLLTVVALTRYGRRPAHLFGGLGLLSGTIGTLILLYLSGVWLFTDQSIGTRPLLTLGILLEIFAVQMISVGLLAELVLHRTGRDRDVDVLVADHTSRDPRAQSNVNFRLGK, translated from the coding sequence ATGACTGAAGCCGCTCCCGAAGTCGAGGTCTCGCTGCTTGCCCCGGCCAAGAACGAAGCCGAGAACCTGCCCCGGCTGTTCGCCGAGGTCCGGGACGCGATGCAGCGGCAGCACCGGTCCTGGGAGTTACTGGTCGTCGACGACGGCAGCACCGACGACAGCTGGCAGGTGATCACCGCGCAGGCCCGGGTTGATCCCCGGTTCCGCGGCATCCGGTTGCGGCGCAACTTCGGCAAGGCCGCCGCGCTGGCGGCCGGGGTCGCCGAGGTCCGCGGGCACCTGCTGGTCACGCTGGACGCCGACCTGCAGGACGATCCCGCCGAGATCCCGCGATTACTCGCCGAACTCGACGACGGGGCGGATCTGGTCAGCGGGCACAAGGCTCAGCGGCAGGACCCGCTGGGCAAACGGCTGCCCTCGAAGGTGTTCAACTGGATCACCGGGCTGATCACCGGCCTGAAGCTGGCCGACCACAACTGCGGGCTCAAGGCGGCGCGGACCGAGGTCTACCGGCGCGTGCCGCTGTACGGGGAACTGCACCGCTACATCCCGGCGCTTGCCCACCAGCTCGGCTACCGGGTCCGCGAGCTCGCCGTGCACCATCGACCGCGGGTGCACGGCAAGTCCAATTACGGTCTGGAGCGCTACGTGCGCGGCGCGCTGGATCTGCTCACGGTCGTCGCGCTCACCCGCTACGGGCGCCGCCCGGCGCACCTGTTCGGCGGGCTGGGTCTGCTGTCCGGAACGATCGGCACGCTGATCCTGCTCTACCTGAGCGGGGTGTGGTTGTTCACCGACCAGTCGATCGGCACCCGCCCGCTGCTGACGCTGGGCATCCTGCTGGAGATCTTCGCGGTGCAGATGATCTCCGTCGGCCTGCTCGCCGAACTGGTGCTGCACCGGACCGGACGGGACCGCGATGTGGACGTGCTTGTGGCCGATCACACCAGCCGCGACCCCCGCGCCCAGTCGAACGTGAACTTCCGTCTCGGCAAATGA
- a CDS encoding TIGR03960 family B12-binding radical SAM protein gives MRVESVFDRLEPLLSRVSKPVQYVGGELNATVKAWDDAAVRWCLMYPDAYEVGLPNQGVQILYEILNEQPDVLAERTYSVWPDLEELMREHEIPQFTVDSHRPVAAFDVLGLSFATELGYTNLLGALDLAGIPLHAANRTDDDPIVLAGGHAAFNPEPIADFLDAVVLGDGEEAVLEITEAIRRWKAEGRPGGRDELLLRLAESGGVYVPKFYDVTYRPDGPIDQVVPNRERVPYRVFKRTTMELDDWPYPKQPLVPLAESVHERMSVEIFRGCTRGCRFCQAGMITRPVRERSIEGIGEMVQRGLAATGFEEVGLLSLSSADHSEIAELTKGLADRYEGTNTGLSLPSTRVDAFNIDLANELSRNGRRSGLTFAPEGGSERIRRVINKMVSEEDLIRTVSAAFANGWRQVKLYFMCGLPTETDEDVLQIAEMAKEVIRAGRQASGRKDIRCTISIGGFVPKPHTPFQWASQTDPDTIDDRLRKLRQAINADRGLGRNIGMRYHDGKPSLVEGLLSRGDRRLGRVIERVWREGGRFDGWNEYFSFERWMSCAAAELAPLGVDVDWFTIRERGEDEVLPWDHLDSGLDKEWLWADWQDALDAREQDDCRWTPCFDCGVCPTMGTDIEVGPTGRKLLPISPVGQGSPVRNPAFDHG, from the coding sequence GTGCGTGTGGAGTCCGTTTTCGACAGGTTGGAACCGCTGCTGTCGCGCGTCTCCAAGCCCGTGCAATACGTGGGTGGGGAGCTCAACGCGACGGTGAAGGCGTGGGACGACGCCGCCGTGCGGTGGTGCTTGATGTACCCCGACGCCTACGAGGTCGGGCTGCCCAACCAGGGCGTGCAGATCCTCTACGAAATCCTCAACGAGCAGCCCGATGTGCTGGCCGAGCGCACCTATTCGGTGTGGCCGGATCTTGAGGAGCTGATGCGGGAGCACGAGATCCCGCAGTTCACCGTGGACAGCCACCGCCCGGTCGCGGCCTTCGACGTGCTGGGCCTCAGCTTCGCCACCGAACTGGGCTACACCAACCTGCTCGGCGCGCTCGACCTCGCGGGCATCCCGCTGCACGCGGCGAACCGCACCGACGACGACCCGATCGTGCTGGCAGGTGGGCACGCCGCGTTCAACCCGGAGCCGATCGCCGACTTCCTGGACGCGGTGGTGCTCGGGGACGGTGAGGAAGCCGTCCTGGAGATCACCGAGGCAATCCGGCGCTGGAAGGCCGAAGGGCGGCCCGGCGGCCGGGACGAGCTGCTGCTCCGGCTGGCCGAGTCCGGCGGCGTGTACGTGCCGAAGTTCTACGACGTCACCTATCGCCCGGACGGCCCGATCGACCAGGTCGTGCCCAACCGCGAGCGGGTGCCGTACCGCGTCTTCAAGCGCACCACCATGGAGCTCGACGACTGGCCGTACCCGAAGCAGCCGCTGGTGCCGCTGGCCGAGAGCGTGCACGAGCGGATGAGCGTGGAGATCTTCCGCGGCTGCACCCGAGGCTGCCGGTTCTGCCAGGCCGGGATGATCACCCGACCGGTGCGGGAGCGGTCCATCGAAGGCATCGGCGAGATGGTGCAGCGCGGGCTTGCGGCCACCGGTTTCGAAGAGGTCGGGCTGCTGTCGCTGAGCTCGGCGGACCACTCCGAGATCGCCGAGCTCACCAAGGGGCTGGCCGATCGCTACGAGGGCACCAACACCGGGCTGTCCCTGCCGTCCACCAGGGTGGACGCCTTCAACATCGATCTCGCCAACGAGCTGTCCCGCAACGGGCGGCGCTCCGGGCTGACCTTCGCGCCCGAGGGCGGCAGCGAGCGGATCCGGCGGGTGATCAACAAGATGGTGTCGGAGGAGGACCTGATCCGCACCGTCTCGGCCGCGTTCGCCAACGGCTGGCGGCAGGTCAAGCTGTACTTCATGTGCGGGCTGCCGACCGAGACCGATGAGGACGTGCTGCAGATCGCCGAGATGGCCAAGGAGGTCATCCGGGCCGGCCGGCAGGCATCGGGGCGCAAGGACATCCGCTGCACCATCTCGATCGGCGGGTTCGTGCCCAAGCCGCACACCCCGTTCCAGTGGGCGTCGCAGACCGACCCGGACACCATCGACGACCGGCTGCGCAAGCTGCGTCAGGCGATCAACGCCGATCGCGGCCTGGGCCGCAACATCGGCATGCGCTACCACGACGGCAAGCCGTCGCTGGTCGAGGGACTGCTGTCGCGCGGTGATCGCCGGCTCGGCCGGGTCATCGAGCGCGTGTGGCGCGAGGGCGGCCGGTTCGACGGCTGGAACGAGTACTTCTCCTTCGAGCGCTGGATGTCCTGCGCCGCCGCCGAGCTGGCGCCGCTGGGCGTGGACGTGGACTGGTTCACCATCCGGGAGCGCGGCGAGGACGAGGTGCTGCCGTGGGACCACCTCGATTCCGGGCTGGACAAGGAATGGCTGTGGGCCGACTGGCAGGACGCGCTGGACGCCCGCGAACAAGATGACTGCCGGTGGACGCCGTGCTTCGACTGCGGCGTCTGCCCGACGATGGGCACCGACATCGAGGTCGGCCCGACCGGGCGAAAACTGCTGCCCATTTCCCCGGTCGGACAGGGCTCGCCGGTGCGCAACCCGGCCTTCGACCACGGCTGA